Proteins encoded by one window of Akkermansia muciniphila ATCC BAA-835:
- a CDS encoding sulfatase: protein MKFTSCIMSAVCGVLFLFAGASALGNGSNTVSGKKPNIIVFLVDDMGWQDTSHPFWSDSQGNPKKTFLNRRYRTPNMEKLASQGMTFTDAYAHPLCTPSRVSLMSGMNPARHRVTCWVREQNGTTDANSRSLLPPDWALNGLQPIGTPARGTTKRPISGEDMRYHMTRPFATAATLPEMLKKCGYVTVHCGKAHFGTQGTPGSNPLNMGFDYNIAGTEIGHPADYRGSRHYGKGFNHVRGLDENNYYQDDVFLTEALTREAIKRLEAIRTNPREAGKPFYLYMAHYALHSPLDERAYDKRFADAYKNPEDGHKWSRTEKHYSGLIEGMDKSLGDIMKYLREHHLEKNTVLVFMSDNGGLAISGRLGNEEANYPLSFGKGSCMEGGIREPMIVSWPGVTKGGSRCAVPVVIDDFFPTLLDIAGCRNVEVPQKLDGLSLVPLLKGGRFPEDRPLLFHQPNNWGEGSRQAPQYTSSTALRQGDWKLIYRHLTQSFELYHLRKDIGEKENLASREPRKTREMAVVMGRLLRERKAQMPTYKKDNELGAPAGSSVPWPDQVKGNGF from the coding sequence ATGAAGTTTACTTCCTGTATTATGTCCGCCGTTTGCGGAGTATTGTTCCTGTTTGCCGGGGCATCCGCTCTGGGCAATGGTTCCAACACTGTTTCCGGAAAGAAGCCCAATATCATCGTTTTCCTGGTAGATGACATGGGATGGCAGGATACTTCCCACCCGTTCTGGTCCGACAGCCAGGGCAACCCGAAGAAAACCTTTTTGAACAGGCGCTACCGGACGCCGAATATGGAGAAGCTGGCTTCCCAGGGCATGACGTTTACGGATGCATATGCCCATCCCCTTTGCACTCCTTCCCGGGTGAGCCTGATGTCCGGCATGAATCCGGCGCGGCACCGCGTGACCTGCTGGGTACGGGAACAGAACGGAACGACGGACGCCAACAGCAGGAGCCTCCTGCCTCCGGACTGGGCGTTGAACGGCCTTCAGCCTATAGGCACTCCCGCCAGGGGAACGACAAAACGCCCCATTTCCGGGGAGGATATGCGCTATCACATGACGCGTCCTTTTGCCACGGCGGCTACACTGCCGGAGATGCTGAAGAAGTGCGGTTATGTTACCGTCCATTGCGGGAAGGCCCATTTCGGCACGCAGGGAACTCCGGGTTCCAATCCGTTGAATATGGGATTTGATTATAATATCGCAGGTACGGAGATCGGCCATCCGGCGGATTACCGCGGTTCCAGGCATTACGGAAAGGGGTTTAACCATGTGCGCGGACTGGATGAGAATAATTATTACCAGGACGATGTATTTTTGACGGAGGCCCTGACGCGGGAGGCCATTAAACGCCTGGAAGCCATCAGGACCAATCCCAGGGAGGCTGGCAAGCCCTTTTATCTGTACATGGCCCATTACGCTTTGCATTCTCCGCTGGATGAGCGCGCTTACGACAAGAGGTTTGCGGATGCCTACAAAAACCCGGAGGACGGCCACAAGTGGTCCCGGACGGAGAAACATTATTCCGGGCTGATCGAGGGGATGGACAAAAGCCTGGGGGATATCATGAAGTATCTCAGGGAACATCATCTGGAAAAAAATACCGTACTGGTGTTTATGTCGGATAACGGAGGCCTGGCCATCTCCGGCAGACTGGGCAATGAAGAGGCCAATTACCCTCTTTCCTTCGGCAAGGGGTCATGCATGGAAGGCGGTATCCGGGAGCCTATGATTGTTTCCTGGCCGGGCGTGACGAAGGGCGGTTCAAGGTGTGCCGTTCCGGTGGTTATTGACGATTTTTTCCCAACTCTTCTGGATATCGCCGGATGCCGGAACGTAGAAGTTCCGCAGAAGCTTGACGGCTTAAGCCTGGTTCCTTTGCTCAAAGGCGGCCGGTTTCCTGAAGACCGCCCCCTTTTGTTCCACCAGCCGAATAATTGGGGGGAAGGCAGCCGGCAGGCGCCTCAGTATACTTCTTCCACCGCATTGCGCCAGGGGGATTGGAAATTGATTTACCGCCACCTGACCCAGAGCTTTGAGCTGTACCATTTAAGGAAAGATATCGGCGAGAAGGAAAACCTGGCTTCCAGGGAGCCGCGGAAAACCAGGGAAATGGCTGTTGTCATGGGCAGGTTGCTCCGGGAGAGGAAAGCGCAGATGCCAACCTATAAGAAGGACAATGAGCTGGGCGCTCCTGCCGGGAGTTCCGTTCCGTGGCCCGACCAGGTGAAGGGGAATGGTTTTTGA
- the nspC gene encoding carboxynorspermidine decarboxylase produces MSAFIISLPALERNALILRDVADAAGCRIALALKGFSCWPCFEALSPWLDGCCASGLWEARLARRRFGKHVLTYSPGHAPEEIAELAEISSHLDFNSLTQWSRFREEVMRHPRFVSGELKCGLRVNPQCSTGHTPIYDPCAPGSRLGVTPDMMQGADLSGISGLHFHTLCEQGADDLAVTMEAVERHFGHLLSRPEISWLNMGGGHWITKPDYDRKLLAALIRRIRERYGVEVWLEPGEAAAIHTGVLRCRVLDLFSAEGVNHAILDVSASAHMPDTLEMPYRPDVFQIAGDASLRSAQQPAVRLEGESYALAGKAGEKAYTYRLGAPTCLAGDRLGDYSFAEPLAVGDELVFDDMAHYTMVKTTFFNGVRHPDIAVQRKDGSVETVRRFSYEDFEARLG; encoded by the coding sequence ATGTCCGCCTTTATCATCAGCCTGCCGGCCCTGGAACGCAACGCTCTTATCCTGAGGGATGTGGCGGATGCCGCAGGGTGCCGCATCGCTCTGGCGCTGAAGGGGTTTTCCTGCTGGCCCTGTTTTGAGGCCCTGTCCCCCTGGCTGGACGGCTGCTGCGCTTCCGGCCTGTGGGAGGCGCGGCTGGCCCGGCGCAGGTTCGGGAAGCATGTGCTGACTTATTCTCCCGGCCATGCCCCGGAGGAAATAGCGGAGCTGGCGGAGATTTCCAGCCATCTTGATTTTAACAGCCTGACGCAGTGGAGCCGTTTCCGGGAGGAAGTGATGCGGCATCCCCGCTTTGTTTCCGGTGAATTGAAATGCGGCTTGCGCGTCAATCCCCAATGTTCCACCGGGCATACGCCCATATATGACCCCTGTGCCCCCGGTTCCCGCCTGGGCGTGACGCCGGACATGATGCAGGGGGCGGACCTGTCCGGCATTTCCGGTCTTCATTTCCATACTTTATGCGAACAGGGAGCGGATGACCTGGCGGTAACGATGGAGGCGGTGGAACGCCACTTCGGCCATCTTCTGAGCCGCCCGGAGATTTCCTGGCTGAATATGGGAGGAGGTCATTGGATTACCAAACCCGACTATGACCGGAAGCTGCTGGCGGCACTTATCCGCCGCATCCGCGAACGCTACGGTGTGGAGGTATGGCTGGAACCGGGAGAGGCCGCTGCCATTCATACCGGGGTGCTGCGGTGCCGGGTGCTGGACCTTTTTTCCGCGGAGGGGGTGAATCATGCCATTCTGGATGTTTCCGCATCCGCCCACATGCCGGATACGCTGGAAATGCCTTATCGGCCGGATGTGTTCCAGATTGCAGGAGACGCTTCCCTCCGTTCCGCGCAGCAGCCCGCCGTACGGTTGGAAGGGGAGAGCTATGCGCTGGCGGGGAAGGCCGGGGAAAAAGCTTATACGTACCGGCTGGGCGCCCCCACGTGCCTGGCGGGAGACCGGCTTGGAGATTATTCCTTCGCGGAGCCCCTGGCGGTAGGTGACGAACTTGTGTTTGACGATATGGCGCATTATACGATGGTGAAGACTACGTTTTTCAATGGCGTGCGCCATCCGGACATCGCCGTTCAGAGAAAAGACGGTTCCGTGGAGACGGTGCGCCGTTTTTCCTATGAAGATTTTGAGGCCCGCCTGGGCTAG